The Bombus terrestris chromosome 4, iyBomTerr1.2, whole genome shotgun sequence genome has a window encoding:
- the LOC100648551 gene encoding uncharacterized protein LOC100648551 isoform X2, translating into MAKNVGESRIPVPRAARPSFFPKSRVLGTPTLVPGHRRSLVLPGCLSFVDAEDETSAPKTKCGTRAVSTPSIEDSGHKTFTISPVWDIDKDDVQQLVHFAEEKSSFFSLLENSQLNMIEDAGESCLLETSLGNYNDNAVNTPHYLMLNKQNSFEHDESLGILTPDQMTDFTVALECSRTPSCENLTGSAGSRLALTRASASRPSADVEPTEEASSERTPSPEELPLDPKPTEPVRGTVPISFVTSVTSITSLEAGYQGDGENSRPASRGADPPSVAPPPNLPAPCRQDPMTDSDFFTESDADAYEEIVRGDRKAQVIDGTLFCAPGGRRCPSFTGEEMDSSGIYSDLDKRQDELHVPEEAVVEHEDRTPDTIDTEVSQRSQPTPIKADVIMDYLQAPVNPLDGSADSSGSMNPTDITIIEVERSNDNMRSKTQNKADSVPLKKYKMPKRNVVSKIKAMIESGPKDEAEKEARRLPRSARKSGRWDAVMSKIEAGKSEQRTRSIRKEVKSRVLQSLNQPSPTGSTQKKSGDANNNSNKDKRRIRGRQEIKSPIEETARSSVRSSLSDLSTGPNKDAPKRSPTSVNPPRRLVANGRGNQQNRVNSFDTKKNCVEISPINLEKSPSATRKPTITRRLTTVPAKQHNSTISIKDRETKEHNNSYVVTRASLETRDQAAQTDIPYDALRVKPAEQVIQALSITIQYLAYELDAFSTPKLKKDYENMKKEWISSCTEIEKLTARNLDIEDRLESERENHRKALDHLREDLEARHAEQITILEAALQEERRRCEVRLRDSLNEVAKEHRAVIVKLRTEQEAELLRRETEFKRRSVVHDQGAALTAEVESLRSVLEIKSQENASLRSDLDNIKREIEDKEALQQRVDTLEARCEDLKAQLQCKEAVERQISHDNEVLHESIHQISKQNKRLAQRNEELQWRLRQKNEVVTVLANLTPRLSRSLGPEHVENSLSPDKNGPQSSQSMVKFMVEKGDSVSWTLEIDDEFKGGCDGSSLATPPKMGRSETTTTVSRQGSLRLTPRRASVDMRARSKSISVTDSTRVEESAWAPTFNSTPNARRRPRSDPSSSASSTSSTSSSSATAVTTNSAVAVAVAAAAAAAAAAEDCGAGQRPQEAGGEAMISEETSATSSEDESSTSSDIPPLPIQFAWGNVQIK; encoded by the exons ATGGCTAAG AACGTCGGGGAAAGTCGGATACCAGTTCCACGCGCGGCACGGCCGTCTTTTTTCCCGAAATCGAGAGTACTTGGTACGCCGACGCTTGTACCTGGACATCGACGTTCATTGGTACTCCCGGGATGTTTATCATTCGTCGATGCCGAGGACGAGACCAGCGCTCCTAAAACGAAGTGCGGGACGCGGGCTGTGTCTACACCGTCGATCGAAG ATTCGGGACATAAGACGTTCACGATATCACCTGTGTGGGATATTGACAAAGATGACGTGCAACAGTTGGTTCACTTTGCCGAAGAAAAGAGCAGCTTTTTCAG TTTGCTCGAAAATTCTCAGTTGAATATGATCGAGGACGCTGGTGAGAGCTGCCTCTTGGAAACGTCTCTAGGCAATTATAATGATAACGCAGTAAATACACCACACTATTTGATGCTCAATAAGCAGAATTCTTTTGAACACGACGAAAGCCTCGGCATATTGACCCCCGACCAAATGACCGACTTCACAGTTGCACTAGAGTGCTCCAGGACGCCATCCTGCGAAAATCTTACGGGATCAGCAGGCTCTAGATTGGCGTTAACGCGAGCATCTGCATCGAGGCCATCAGCGGATGTTGAGCCGACCGAAGAAGCTTCAAGCGAGAGAACACCATCTCCGGAAGAGTTACCGCTCGATCCTAAACCAACGGAACCTGTTAGGGGCACTGTTCCTATCAGTTTCGTTACATCGGTAACCAGTATCACTAGTCTCGAGGCTGGTTATCAAGGTGACGGTGAGAACTCGAGGCCAGCGAGTCGTGGGGCTGATCCACCATCCGTCGCACCACCCCCGAATCTACCCGCTCCTTGCAGGCAAGATCCGATGACAGATTCGGATTTCTTTACGGAAAGCGATGCTGACGCATATGAAGAAATCGTACGTGGCGATAGGAAAGCTCAAGTGATCGACGGTACCCTCTTCTGCGCGCCTGGTGGTCGAAGATGTCCGAGTTTTACAGGAGAAGAGATGGATTCGAGTGGTATTTATTCGGATCTCGATAAAAGACAGGACGAACTTCATGTTCCTGAAGAGGCAGTTGTGGAACACGAGGATCGCACTCCCGATACCATTGATACGGAAGTCTCACAGAGGAGCCAGCCGACACCAATCAAAGCGGATGTTATTATGGATTATTTACAG GCTCCTGTAAATCCTCTGGATGGATCGGCTGACTCCAGCGGCTCGATGAATCCCACTGATATTACGATAATCGAAGTGGAAAGAAGCAATGATAATATGAGATCGAAAACGCAGAACAAAGCTGACTCAGTCCcattaaaaaaatacaagatGCCTAAGAGGAACGTTGTCTCGAAAATCAAGGCTATGATCGAGTCTGGGCCGAAAGATGAAGCCGAGAAAGAAGCTCGACGTTTACCGAGATCTGCTAGAAAGAGTGGACGATGGGACGCCGTTATGAGCAAAATCGAGGCTGGGAAAAGCGAACAAAGGACTAGGTCGATCAGGAAGGAAGTAAAGTCAAGGGTACTTCAGAGCCTTAATCAACCATCTCCTACGGGATCAACTCAAAAGAAATCTGGTGACGcaaataataacagtaataaggATAAGAG GAGAATACGTGGCCGACAAGAAATAAAATCGCCAATCGAAGAAACTGCCAGAAGCTCCGTTCGTAGCTCCTTGAGTGATCTCAGCACCGGACCTAACAAAGACGCACCAA AGAGATCACCGACATCGGTAAATCCACCTAGAAGACTGGTAGCAAACGGTCGTGGTAATCAACAGAATCGTGTCAACAGTTTCGACACGAAGAAGAACTGTGTAGAAATTTCGCCTATCAATCTCG AGAAGAGCCCATCAGCCACGCGAAAGCCGACAATAACCAGGAGATTAACTACTGTCCCAGCGAAGCAGCATAATTCAACGATATCCATAAAAG ATCGCGAAACTAAGGAGCACAATAATAGCTATGTGGTGACAAGAGCGTCTTTAGAGACGCGAGATCAGGCCGCACAAACCGACATACCTTATGATGCACTTCGCGTAAAACCGGCGGAACAAGTTATACAAGCCCTTTCTATCACCATACAATATTTGGCCTATGAG TTGGACGCCTTTTCTACCCCAAAACTAAAGAAAGATTACGAGAATATGAAAAAAGAATGGATATCTTCGTGTACGGAAATCGAAAAATTAACAGCTAGGAACCTCGACATTGAAGATAGATTAGAGTCGGAGAGAGAGAATCATCGAAAAGCCTTGGACCATCTTCGTGAAGATC TGGAAGCTCGACACGCGGAACAAATTACCATCTTGGAAGCAGCCCTACAGGAGGAGAGGCGCAGGTGCGAGGTCAGATTGCGAGATTCTTTAAATGAGGTCGCAAAGGAACATCGTGCCGTAATCGTGAAATTGCGAACCGAACAAGAAGCTGAACTTCTACGAAGAGAAACGGAGTTTAAGAGGAGATCTGTCGTTCACGATCAGGGAGCTGCGCTGACAGCAGAAGTCGAATCTTTAAGATCGGTGCTAGAAATTAAAAGCCAAGAGAACGCTTCTTTGAGATCGGATCTCGATAATATTAAACGAGAGATCGAGGACAAGGAAGCTTTGCAACAGCGTGTAGACACTCTTGAGGCCAGATGCGAAGATTTAAAAGCACAGCTTCAATGTAAAGAGGCTGTGGAGAGGCAAATATCTCACGATAACGAGGTACTGCATGAATCGATTCATCAAATATCCAAGCAGAACAAGCGTTTGGCACAACGTAACGAGGAACTGCAATGGAGATTGCGTCAAAAAAACGAAGTAGTGACCGTTCTTGCGAACTTGACGCCTAGGCTTTCGCGTTCTTTAGGCCCGGAGCACGTCGAAAATTCTCTCTCTCCCGACAAGAACGGTCCACAATCTTCACAATCCATGGTAAAGTTTATGGTAGAGAAAGGTGACTCAGTTTCGTGGACATTGGAAATCGATGATGAATTCAAAGGAGGATGCGATGGGTCGTCATTGGCAACGCCACCCAAAATGGGTAGATCGGAAACAACGACAACAGTGTCGAGACAAGGATCGCTCAGATTGACGCCTAGAAGGGCTTCCGTAGATATGAGAGCGAGATCCAAAAGTATTTCCGTTACGGATTCCACACGAGTCGAGGAATCTGCATGGGCGCCTACGTTTAATTCTACACCGAATGCTCGACGAAGACCTAGAAGCGACCCGTCTTCTTCAGCCTCGTCTACTTCTTCGACATCCTCTTCTTCTGCGACAGCAGTAACTACGAATTCTGCAGTGGCCGTTGCCGTTGCTGCTGCGGCTGCGGCTGCCGCAGCCGCTGAAGATTGTGGCGCAGGTCAAAGGCCTCAAGAAGCAGGTGGCGAAGCAATGATTTCAGAAGAGACGTCTGCCA
- the LOC100648551 gene encoding uncharacterized protein LOC100648551 isoform X1, with translation MFSLVVKQAKGERVTRVLTYEDEEKQEALGKGGHKREVTWLTRAKIKLANCQRDTSDSPRDEGFYLEMGQGQRTLRLHLRNVGESRIPVPRAARPSFFPKSRVLGTPTLVPGHRRSLVLPGCLSFVDAEDETSAPKTKCGTRAVSTPSIEDSGHKTFTISPVWDIDKDDVQQLVHFAEEKSSFFSLLENSQLNMIEDAGESCLLETSLGNYNDNAVNTPHYLMLNKQNSFEHDESLGILTPDQMTDFTVALECSRTPSCENLTGSAGSRLALTRASASRPSADVEPTEEASSERTPSPEELPLDPKPTEPVRGTVPISFVTSVTSITSLEAGYQGDGENSRPASRGADPPSVAPPPNLPAPCRQDPMTDSDFFTESDADAYEEIVRGDRKAQVIDGTLFCAPGGRRCPSFTGEEMDSSGIYSDLDKRQDELHVPEEAVVEHEDRTPDTIDTEVSQRSQPTPIKADVIMDYLQAPVNPLDGSADSSGSMNPTDITIIEVERSNDNMRSKTQNKADSVPLKKYKMPKRNVVSKIKAMIESGPKDEAEKEARRLPRSARKSGRWDAVMSKIEAGKSEQRTRSIRKEVKSRVLQSLNQPSPTGSTQKKSGDANNNSNKDKRRIRGRQEIKSPIEETARSSVRSSLSDLSTGPNKDAPKRSPTSVNPPRRLVANGRGNQQNRVNSFDTKKNCVEISPINLEKSPSATRKPTITRRLTTVPAKQHNSTISIKDRETKEHNNSYVVTRASLETRDQAAQTDIPYDALRVKPAEQVIQALSITIQYLAYELDAFSTPKLKKDYENMKKEWISSCTEIEKLTARNLDIEDRLESERENHRKALDHLREDLEARHAEQITILEAALQEERRRCEVRLRDSLNEVAKEHRAVIVKLRTEQEAELLRRETEFKRRSVVHDQGAALTAEVESLRSVLEIKSQENASLRSDLDNIKREIEDKEALQQRVDTLEARCEDLKAQLQCKEAVERQISHDNEVLHESIHQISKQNKRLAQRNEELQWRLRQKNEVVTVLANLTPRLSRSLGPEHVENSLSPDKNGPQSSQSMVKFMVEKGDSVSWTLEIDDEFKGGCDGSSLATPPKMGRSETTTTVSRQGSLRLTPRRASVDMRARSKSISVTDSTRVEESAWAPTFNSTPNARRRPRSDPSSSASSTSSTSSSSATAVTTNSAVAVAVAAAAAAAAAAEDCGAGQRPQEAGGEAMISEETSATSSEDESSTSSDIPPLPIQFAWGNVQIK, from the exons ATGTTTTCGTTGGTCGTTAAACAGGCTAAAGGGGAACGTGTTACGCGTGTTCTTACGTACGAAGATGAGGAGAAACAGGAGGCACTGGGTAAAGGTGGCCACAAGAGAGAAGTAACGTGGTTGACCAGGGCTAAAATTAAATTAGCCAACTGCCAGAGAGACACTTCTGATTCACCTCGGGACGAAGGGTTTTATTTGGAGATGGGCCAAGGGCAACGGACTCTTCGTCTTCATCTTCGG AACGTCGGGGAAAGTCGGATACCAGTTCCACGCGCGGCACGGCCGTCTTTTTTCCCGAAATCGAGAGTACTTGGTACGCCGACGCTTGTACCTGGACATCGACGTTCATTGGTACTCCCGGGATGTTTATCATTCGTCGATGCCGAGGACGAGACCAGCGCTCCTAAAACGAAGTGCGGGACGCGGGCTGTGTCTACACCGTCGATCGAAG ATTCGGGACATAAGACGTTCACGATATCACCTGTGTGGGATATTGACAAAGATGACGTGCAACAGTTGGTTCACTTTGCCGAAGAAAAGAGCAGCTTTTTCAG TTTGCTCGAAAATTCTCAGTTGAATATGATCGAGGACGCTGGTGAGAGCTGCCTCTTGGAAACGTCTCTAGGCAATTATAATGATAACGCAGTAAATACACCACACTATTTGATGCTCAATAAGCAGAATTCTTTTGAACACGACGAAAGCCTCGGCATATTGACCCCCGACCAAATGACCGACTTCACAGTTGCACTAGAGTGCTCCAGGACGCCATCCTGCGAAAATCTTACGGGATCAGCAGGCTCTAGATTGGCGTTAACGCGAGCATCTGCATCGAGGCCATCAGCGGATGTTGAGCCGACCGAAGAAGCTTCAAGCGAGAGAACACCATCTCCGGAAGAGTTACCGCTCGATCCTAAACCAACGGAACCTGTTAGGGGCACTGTTCCTATCAGTTTCGTTACATCGGTAACCAGTATCACTAGTCTCGAGGCTGGTTATCAAGGTGACGGTGAGAACTCGAGGCCAGCGAGTCGTGGGGCTGATCCACCATCCGTCGCACCACCCCCGAATCTACCCGCTCCTTGCAGGCAAGATCCGATGACAGATTCGGATTTCTTTACGGAAAGCGATGCTGACGCATATGAAGAAATCGTACGTGGCGATAGGAAAGCTCAAGTGATCGACGGTACCCTCTTCTGCGCGCCTGGTGGTCGAAGATGTCCGAGTTTTACAGGAGAAGAGATGGATTCGAGTGGTATTTATTCGGATCTCGATAAAAGACAGGACGAACTTCATGTTCCTGAAGAGGCAGTTGTGGAACACGAGGATCGCACTCCCGATACCATTGATACGGAAGTCTCACAGAGGAGCCAGCCGACACCAATCAAAGCGGATGTTATTATGGATTATTTACAG GCTCCTGTAAATCCTCTGGATGGATCGGCTGACTCCAGCGGCTCGATGAATCCCACTGATATTACGATAATCGAAGTGGAAAGAAGCAATGATAATATGAGATCGAAAACGCAGAACAAAGCTGACTCAGTCCcattaaaaaaatacaagatGCCTAAGAGGAACGTTGTCTCGAAAATCAAGGCTATGATCGAGTCTGGGCCGAAAGATGAAGCCGAGAAAGAAGCTCGACGTTTACCGAGATCTGCTAGAAAGAGTGGACGATGGGACGCCGTTATGAGCAAAATCGAGGCTGGGAAAAGCGAACAAAGGACTAGGTCGATCAGGAAGGAAGTAAAGTCAAGGGTACTTCAGAGCCTTAATCAACCATCTCCTACGGGATCAACTCAAAAGAAATCTGGTGACGcaaataataacagtaataaggATAAGAG GAGAATACGTGGCCGACAAGAAATAAAATCGCCAATCGAAGAAACTGCCAGAAGCTCCGTTCGTAGCTCCTTGAGTGATCTCAGCACCGGACCTAACAAAGACGCACCAA AGAGATCACCGACATCGGTAAATCCACCTAGAAGACTGGTAGCAAACGGTCGTGGTAATCAACAGAATCGTGTCAACAGTTTCGACACGAAGAAGAACTGTGTAGAAATTTCGCCTATCAATCTCG AGAAGAGCCCATCAGCCACGCGAAAGCCGACAATAACCAGGAGATTAACTACTGTCCCAGCGAAGCAGCATAATTCAACGATATCCATAAAAG ATCGCGAAACTAAGGAGCACAATAATAGCTATGTGGTGACAAGAGCGTCTTTAGAGACGCGAGATCAGGCCGCACAAACCGACATACCTTATGATGCACTTCGCGTAAAACCGGCGGAACAAGTTATACAAGCCCTTTCTATCACCATACAATATTTGGCCTATGAG TTGGACGCCTTTTCTACCCCAAAACTAAAGAAAGATTACGAGAATATGAAAAAAGAATGGATATCTTCGTGTACGGAAATCGAAAAATTAACAGCTAGGAACCTCGACATTGAAGATAGATTAGAGTCGGAGAGAGAGAATCATCGAAAAGCCTTGGACCATCTTCGTGAAGATC TGGAAGCTCGACACGCGGAACAAATTACCATCTTGGAAGCAGCCCTACAGGAGGAGAGGCGCAGGTGCGAGGTCAGATTGCGAGATTCTTTAAATGAGGTCGCAAAGGAACATCGTGCCGTAATCGTGAAATTGCGAACCGAACAAGAAGCTGAACTTCTACGAAGAGAAACGGAGTTTAAGAGGAGATCTGTCGTTCACGATCAGGGAGCTGCGCTGACAGCAGAAGTCGAATCTTTAAGATCGGTGCTAGAAATTAAAAGCCAAGAGAACGCTTCTTTGAGATCGGATCTCGATAATATTAAACGAGAGATCGAGGACAAGGAAGCTTTGCAACAGCGTGTAGACACTCTTGAGGCCAGATGCGAAGATTTAAAAGCACAGCTTCAATGTAAAGAGGCTGTGGAGAGGCAAATATCTCACGATAACGAGGTACTGCATGAATCGATTCATCAAATATCCAAGCAGAACAAGCGTTTGGCACAACGTAACGAGGAACTGCAATGGAGATTGCGTCAAAAAAACGAAGTAGTGACCGTTCTTGCGAACTTGACGCCTAGGCTTTCGCGTTCTTTAGGCCCGGAGCACGTCGAAAATTCTCTCTCTCCCGACAAGAACGGTCCACAATCTTCACAATCCATGGTAAAGTTTATGGTAGAGAAAGGTGACTCAGTTTCGTGGACATTGGAAATCGATGATGAATTCAAAGGAGGATGCGATGGGTCGTCATTGGCAACGCCACCCAAAATGGGTAGATCGGAAACAACGACAACAGTGTCGAGACAAGGATCGCTCAGATTGACGCCTAGAAGGGCTTCCGTAGATATGAGAGCGAGATCCAAAAGTATTTCCGTTACGGATTCCACACGAGTCGAGGAATCTGCATGGGCGCCTACGTTTAATTCTACACCGAATGCTCGACGAAGACCTAGAAGCGACCCGTCTTCTTCAGCCTCGTCTACTTCTTCGACATCCTCTTCTTCTGCGACAGCAGTAACTACGAATTCTGCAGTGGCCGTTGCCGTTGCTGCTGCGGCTGCGGCTGCCGCAGCCGCTGAAGATTGTGGCGCAGGTCAAAGGCCTCAAGAAGCAGGTGGCGAAGCAATGATTTCAGAAGAGACGTCTGCCA
- the LOC100648431 gene encoding protein mothers against dpp produces the protein MDDEEGSSSSGPMSSLNSLFSFTSPAVKKLLGWKQGDEEEKWAEKAVDSLVKKLKKRKGAIEELERALSCPGTPSKCVTIPRSLDGRLQVSHRKGLPHVIYCRVWRWPDLQSHHELKPLELCQYPFSAKQKEVCINPYHYKRVESPVLPPVLVPRHSEYAPGHSLLPFQQIAEPTMPHNVSYSSSGFNAGSTGGVNPTSPMSSVGSVPSPGSTTSPNPQSPYGTNGLPETPPPAYSPPEDGSQPGQSPPPDPVAMDTSGSAEVAPVCYQEPPYWASIAYYELNCRVGEVFHCHSHSVIVDGFTNPSNNSDRFCLGQLSNVNRNSTIENTRRHIGKGVHLYYVGGEVYAECLSDSAIFVQSRNCNHHHGFHPSTVCKIPPGCSLKIFNNQEFAQLLSQSVNHGFEAVYELTKMCTIRMSFVKGWGAEYHRQDVTSTPCWIEAHLHGPLQWLDKVLTQMGSPHNAISSVS, from the exons ATGGACGATGAAGAAGGATCATCAAGTTCTGGACCTATGTCTTCATTGAACAGTTTGTTTTCATTTACTAGTCCTGCTGTAAAAAAGTTACTTGGCTGGAAACAGGGtgatgaagaagaaaaatggGCAGAAAAAGCAGTTGATTcattagtaaaaaaattaaaaaagcggAAGGGTGCAATAGAAGAATTAGAACGTGCTTTGAGCTGTCCAGGCACTCCTAGTAAATGTGTAACAATTCCAAGAAGTTTAGATGGTAGATTGCAAGTTTCACATCGTAAAGGTTTGCCGCATGTAATTTATTGTAGAGTATGGAGATGGCCAGATTTGCAGTCACATCATGAATTAAAACCATTGGAGTTATGTCAGTACCCTTTTTCTGCTAAACAAAAAGAAGTTTGCATCAATCCTTACCACTATAAAAGAGTGGAGAGTCCAGTGCTCCCACCTGTATTAGTTCCTAGACATTCAGAATATGCTCCTGGACATTCATTGTTACCATTTCAACAAATAGCAGAACCAACAATGCCACATAATGTGTCCTACTCCTCTAGTGGATTTAATGCTGGATCTACTGGTGGTGTAAATCCAACATCACCTATGTCTTCTGTTGGATCTGTTCCCAGTCCAGGAAGCACAACATCACCAAATCCACAAAGTCCATATGGTACTAATGGGCTACCAGAAACTCCTCCTCCAGCATATTCTCCACCTGAAGATGGTTCACAACCTGGACAATCACCACCACCTGATCCAGTAGCAATGGATACAAGTGGATCAGCTGAAGTAGCTCCAGTATGTTATCAGGAACCACCTTATTGGGCCTCCATTGCATATTACGAATTAAATTGTAGAGTGGGTGAAGTTTTTCATTGTCATTCTCACTCTGTTATTGTGGATGGTTTTACAAATCCAAGCAACAATTCTGATCGTTTTTGCCTTGGACAATTGTCCAATGTAAATCGTAATTCTACTATTGAAAATACAAGGAGACATAtaggcaaaggagtacatttatattatgtagGTGGTGAAGTTTATGCAGAATGTCTTTCTGACTCTGCTATATTCGTACAATCTAGAAATTGTAATCATCATCATGGATTTCATCCTAGTACTGTTTGTAAGATTCCACCAGGATgttcattgaaaatatttaataatcaaGAGTTTGCCCAATTACTTTCACAAAGTGTTAATCATGGTTTTGAAGCAGTTTATGAATTAACAAAGATGTGCACTATAAG AATGTCATTTGTTAAAGGATGGGGTGCTGAGTATCACAGACAAGATGTTACATCTACTCCTTGTTGGATTGAAGCACATTTACATGGACCCTTACAGTGGTTAGATAAAGTGTTAACACAAATGGGTTCTCCTCATAATGCTATAAGTTCTGTATCATAA